DNA sequence from the Tachysurus fulvidraco isolate hzauxx_2018 chromosome 1, HZAU_PFXX_2.0, whole genome shotgun sequence genome:
GATTGTCTGTTCATGTAGTCTCCCCCTCTTATGTTTGGTCGATTTATCTTGATATGGCACCCATCAATTACACCAATGATTCCGCTAAGGCCACACAGTTTCTGGAATGCAGctgaagatgttttttttctccctgcaTTTGGCCAAGAGATGAAGGATGCACCTAGATTGGAAAAAATGGTAAGCACTTCCAAAACAGACTTATGCGCTGTTGACTCTGAGACATCAAATTTGTCCGAGATGTCTCTAAAGCCGTTCTGGTTTCCCATGTACCACAGAAACATCAAGACTTTCATTCTTACAGGTACTGTTGGCAGACCTCTGGCTTTTTGCCGTTTCAGTCCTTGCTGCTGCAGAACCATCAGAAGAAAATCAAACTGTCTTTTGGTGACTTTGTAAGGATGATAAAAAGCGTCGTTGTCCACGTTCGGCATGACTTCCCATTTGGTCCCAGTCTTCGGGGTCACTGTATGTGGTGAGCGGAGTATAGCAGCTGTTGCTATcctaaaaggaagagaaaaaaaatcaagatcaTTATTCTCTGATATTCAAATATTGATATAACAAATATTCTTTAattgcaaacacaaacatttctataCTTTATGGAAAATGTACATGTTTCTATGGAGTTTTTCAGTAGTAGGTTGTAACGATGTCAGTGGTCCATAGTGTGTGCTCCAGATATTCTGATTGCTTCAGTGTTTTACACAGCCATCATTAGTGAATTTTACATTACTTATATATTAGGGATTTAagcaaattaataatataaataagagGAAAAACACATTTGCCTGTGTGAAGCGGGTAAACACAGGAGATTTTCCAAACAGCAGCAAAACAATgtttttgagacaatgttcatgTAGTGAATTGCTGTATTAACTACTTCAGTGAatattattgctgttattttaaagctgattaaaaaaaatcaggaccTGAAATGCAGTTAATACTTAATAaaaccataaatataaatgccaTGTCATCACACTGGTGTACTAAAGTGTGCAATCAGTACAAATGTACAGAATACAGTGGTATTACAACTGCAATATGTTGTTACATTGTAGTAGTCTGTTTTATTGGAAACATTGTAAACCTGGAGGCTTGTTTCGATCACATGCACTTACACACAGATGCGTTGTTAACAGTAGTGTAGCACGTTATTGTTGATAAACCtgtttaaaagacaaaaacaatacCTTGTGCGCTTTTTCTGTTCTTCAAGCTCTTCACTGGTGTGAATTATGTATCTGTTCATGAGCTTTGAGTGCTCGGAGAGAGCCAACAATAGACATGTTTTGGTGGAGATATCCATGTTTCTTTCTCCCCAAACAGCGCGTCAAAGTCGGAAATGACGCAAAAACGTGTTTCAGGTTCTTACTTCCGTGTTGAATCGAACGAACAACAGTGAGATGGAGGAAGTGTTTGGTTGTATTTGACTGAGAGAAAAAGTGCGTTAGCATGAGATAAATTTGGGCCAATATTACGCTAACTGCATTGCGTAATAAGGCAATAATACATGTAAAACAGCATCCAATCAGCTAGCagaatttacattacattacacattacactcCCATCTATTAACAGGTAAACTAATCCACTATGACTGGCTCTCACCAGGCCAAGGAAaaaactactgtgtgtgtgtgtgtgtgtgtatatatatatatatatacatatatatatatatatcacatcaCAATTTGGAATCATGGACCTAACATaaattgtgcatttgtttaaaCGGTCATCAGCAGTTTATTGCTGAAGTCATACTGAATTACATTCTGGTGTGTATTGTGATTGAAACACCTTCGAATGATTTCAT
Encoded proteins:
- the LOC113657620 gene encoding protein ALP1-like codes for the protein MDISTKTCLLLALSEHSKLMNRYIIHTSEELEEQKKRTRIATAAILRSPHTVTPKTGTKWEVMPNVDNDAFYHPYKVTKRQFDFLLMVLQQQGLKRQKARGLPTVPVRMKVLMFLWYMGNQNGFRDISDKFDVSESTAHKSVLEVLTIFSNLGASFISWPNAGRKKTSSAAFQKLCGLSGIIGVIDGCHIKINRPNIRGGDYMNRQSYYSVLLQGIVDEKGRFIDIFVGPPGRVDDARMLRASHFYADWQEKMGEYSLLGDSAYTDHADPFIITPKADNDALSEDDQLQNSCINSGRVVIDQAFAKMKCKWRRVRDLQNTRLENVVMIIMAACFLHNMCIGDNEACEEHPQGCPRKADDNV